The proteins below are encoded in one region of Deltaproteobacteria bacterium:
- a CDS encoding DUF3047 domain-containing protein gives MNKLQIFLLLFIIIFFPLISYAGDKVFLREEFNDLSNWNPLNFPKIKRHTIYTIESNGEERYLKAESDASASGIIYKKEFNVYEFPKVKWRWRVENIYKKGDVKTKEGDDYPIRVYVAFKYNPEKATFSEKLKYNAAKLLYGDYPPYSAISYIWSSKEYPERMFTSKYTDRAKMILLEQGSTNVGKWKTEEVNIIDDYKAAFGEDPPSVATIAIMNDSDNTGEKGISYMDYIEVYK, from the coding sequence ATGAATAAATTACAAATATTCTTATTGTTGTTTATAATCATCTTCTTCCCGTTAATCAGTTATGCCGGGGATAAGGTTTTTTTAAGGGAGGAATTCAATGACCTCTCGAATTGGAATCCGCTCAATTTCCCTAAGATAAAAAGACATACCATTTATACCATAGAATCCAATGGGGAAGAGAGATATCTCAAGGCGGAGAGCGATGCCTCTGCCTCCGGAATAATATACAAGAAGGAGTTTAATGTTTATGAATTCCCTAAGGTTAAGTGGCGCTGGCGGGTAGAGAATATATATAAAAAGGGGGATGTGAAAACAAAGGAAGGGGATGACTATCCGATCAGGGTTTATGTCGCCTTTAAATATAATCCGGAAAAGGCAACCTTTTCGGAAAAGTTAAAATATAATGCGGCAAAATTATTATACGGGGACTATCCCCCATACAGCGCTATCAGTTATATCTGGTCAAGCAAGGAATATCCGGAGAGGATGTTTACCAGCAAATATACAGACAGGGCAAAGATGATCCTCTTAGAGCAAGGGAGTACAAATGTCGGCAAATGGAAGACAGAGGAGGTAAATATCATAGATGACTATAAAGCCGCCTTTGGTGAAGATCCTCCTTCTGTTGCCACCATTGCTATCATGAATGATTCTGACAATACAGGGGAGAAGGGGATTTCTTATATGGATTATATTGAGGTATATAAGTGA
- a CDS encoding alkene reductase translates to MSISNLFTKIQIGPYQLPNRIVMAPMTRNRAGNENVPTALMAQYYKQRASAGLIITEATQVTPEGVGYPNTPGIHSDEQVEGWKQVTKAVHESGGRIFLQLWHVGRISHPLLLPKGMRPVAPSAIAPQGQVYTPEGMKPYEIPRPLETNEIPRIIEQYIHGAKNALRSGFDGVELHGANGYLIDQFLRDGTNIRTDIYGGSIENRARFLLEVTKAVIDIWGSNRVGVRLSPGGTFNDMKDSNSLKTFSYAVKELKQLGIVYIHIIETSEADKRHEGNSVETKQFRPLFDKAIIVNGGYNRERADATIKDGVADMVSFGVPFLANPDLPHRLNIGAPLNIPDPDTFYGGGERGYIDYPILK, encoded by the coding sequence ATGTCAATTTCAAATTTATTTACTAAAATTCAAATTGGTCCTTATCAACTTCCCAATCGGATAGTCATGGCGCCTATGACCCGTAACCGCGCCGGGAACGAAAATGTGCCGACCGCACTAATGGCTCAATATTATAAACAACGCGCATCTGCCGGACTAATTATCACCGAAGCAACACAGGTAACTCCTGAAGGAGTAGGTTATCCCAATACCCCGGGAATCCATTCAGATGAACAAGTAGAAGGCTGGAAACAGGTAACAAAGGCGGTTCATGAATCAGGAGGGCGGATCTTTCTGCAGCTTTGGCATGTGGGACGTATTTCCCATCCGCTTCTGCTTCCAAAAGGGATGAGGCCTGTGGCTCCATCGGCAATTGCGCCGCAGGGTCAGGTTTATACCCCGGAAGGGATGAAGCCCTATGAAATCCCCCGTCCGCTTGAAACAAATGAAATCCCCCGGATTATAGAACAATACATTCATGGGGCAAAAAATGCCTTAAGATCAGGATTTGATGGAGTGGAACTGCACGGGGCCAACGGTTATTTAATTGATCAATTCCTTCGTGATGGAACTAATATAAGAACTGATATATACGGCGGTTCCATAGAAAACCGCGCCCGATTTCTTCTGGAAGTTACAAAGGCCGTGATTGATATTTGGGGTAGTAACCGTGTTGGCGTGCGTTTATCCCCAGGCGGAACATTTAATGATATGAAAGACTCCAATTCTCTTAAGACCTTTAGCTATGCGGTAAAAGAGCTCAAACAATTGGGGATTGTCTATATCCATATTATAGAAACCTCTGAGGCGGATAAACGGCATGAGGGAAATTCTGTTGAAACCAAACAATTTCGGCCACTCTTTGACAAAGCTATTATTGTAAACGGAGGTTATAACCGTGAACGGGCAGATGCTACAATCAAAGATGGAGTGGCGGACATGGTCTCTTTCGGAGTTCCTTTTCTGGCAAATCCTGATCTCCCGCATCGTCTGAATATCGGCGCTCCGCTGAACATTCCTGATCCAGATACCTTCTATGGAGGAGGAGAAAGAGGATATATAGATTATCCGATTCTTAAATAA
- a CDS encoding inorganic phosphate transporter, with protein sequence MGIALLFLATLFLAYFNGANDNFKGVATLFGSKTINYRDSLYLATITTLAGALCSVYISFSLIKIFSGKGLVPDSIAASPEFLSTVAIGAGLTIMLATLTGFPVSTTHSLTGALIGAGFMAIGTQINLNTLINSFLLPLLLSPLISVSLSALLYAGLHYLRIQADVCKEWCVCVGETEQLIPILQPNSLACLEGIKGIDASIGTVDECKERYTGKFIGIEYQKLIDLLHIFSAGSVSFARGLNDTPKIVALLMTASVFDIKYGIMAIAAGMAMGGILNAHKVAQTMSKKIVPLNPGQGFVANLTTAILVFFASRAGLPVSTTHVSVGSISGIGLINKKVNIKIISDILLAWILTLPVSAILSAGIYLALK encoded by the coding sequence ATGGGTATAGCACTTCTTTTTCTGGCCACTTTATTCCTGGCCTATTTTAACGGGGCAAATGATAATTTTAAAGGTGTGGCCACACTCTTCGGAAGTAAGACCATAAATTATAGGGACTCTTTATATTTGGCCACCATAACCACCCTTGCCGGTGCTCTTTGTTCTGTTTACATATCCTTCTCTCTTATTAAAATTTTCTCAGGAAAAGGGCTTGTTCCGGATAGTATTGCGGCCTCTCCTGAATTCTTATCAACTGTGGCCATAGGCGCAGGATTAACAATAATGCTTGCCACCCTGACCGGTTTCCCTGTCTCTACCACGCATAGTTTAACCGGAGCCTTGATTGGCGCCGGTTTTATGGCTATCGGCACACAGATAAATCTCAATACCCTGATTAACTCCTTCCTTCTCCCTCTTTTATTAAGCCCGTTAATCTCTGTTTCTCTCTCTGCCCTGCTTTATGCAGGATTACATTATCTGCGAATACAGGCCGACGTATGCAAGGAGTGGTGTGTTTGCGTAGGAGAGACGGAGCAACTGATCCCCATCCTTCAACCAAATTCTCTCGCGTGCCTTGAAGGTATAAAGGGGATAGATGCCTCTATCGGCACAGTAGACGAATGTAAGGAGAGATACACAGGTAAATTTATAGGGATCGAATATCAGAAACTGATAGACCTGCTCCATATCTTTAGCGCCGGAAGTGTGAGTTTCGCAAGGGGATTAAATGATACCCCAAAGATTGTGGCCTTGCTTATGACGGCTTCAGTATTTGATATCAAATATGGGATCATGGCGATTGCCGCAGGGATGGCTATGGGTGGGATTCTTAATGCCCATAAGGTGGCGCAGACGATGAGCAAAAAGATTGTCCCATTGAACCCGGGACAGGGATTTGTTGCAAACCTTACCACCGCCATACTTGTGTTTTTTGCGAGCAGAGCCGGTCTGCCGGTATCCACTACCCATGTCTCGGTTGGTTCTATCTCCGGCATTGGTCTCATTAATAAAAAGGTGAACATAAAGATCATTTCAGATATTTTGCTGGCATGGATATTAACCTTACCGGTATCAGCTATTCTCAGTGCGGGTATTTATTTGGCATTAAAATAA